A part of Botrytis cinerea B05.10 chromosome 2, complete sequence genomic DNA contains:
- the Bctps1 gene encoding Bctps1, with amino-acid sequence MPSVAGEEPKASSRLLLVSNRLPITIKRTEDGQYDFTGSSGGLVTGLSGLAKTTTFQWYGWPGLEVPDAEAKPLVKRLKDEHGAHPVFVDDELADKHYNGFSNSILWPLFHYHPGEITFDESQWMAYKEVNRLFAKTIAKDVQDGDLIWVHDYHLMLLPEMLRDEIGTSKKNVKIGFFLHTPFPSSEIYRILPVRESLLLSVLHCDLIGFHTYDYARHFLSSCSRILETQTTPNGVEFRGKYVTVAAFPIGIDPEKFIETLKKPKVEERIAQLERKFEGVKLIVGVDRLDYIKGVPQKLHALEVFLTEHPEWIGKVVLVQVAVPSRQDVEEYQNLRAVVNELVGRINGRFGTVEFMPIHFLHQSVNFDELTALYAVSDACLVSSTRDGMNLVSYEYIATQRKRHGVMILSEFTGAAQSLNGALIVNPWNTEELADAIHDAVTMSPEQREINFKKLEKYVFKYTSSWWGESFVSELQRISEHAAKKSNSKGTVDKMPDLVEGVQQFNLGEQREEGRLEPGEFDD; translated from the exons ATGCCTTCTGTAGCTGGCGAGGAGCCCAAGGCTTCTAGCAGATTGCTTCTAGTATCGAACAGATTACCCATCACGATTAAACGAACTGAGGATGGCCAATATGATTTCACTGGTTCCTCGGGCGGATTGGTAACGGGCTTGAGTGGATTGGCAAAGACGACTACATTTCAGTGGTATGGATGGCCAGGTTTGGAAGTGCCAGATGCTGAAGCAAAACCTTTGGTCAAGAGATTGAAGGATGAACATGGTGCCCATCCAGTTTTCGTCGATGATGAATTGGCCGATAAGCATTACAACGGATTCTCTA ATTCTATCCTTTGGCCTCTATTCCATTACCACCCAGGAGAGATTACATTCGACGAGTCACAATGGATGGCATACAAGGAGGTCAACAGATTGTTCGCAAAAACGATTGCGAAGGATGTACAAGATGGTGATTTAATTTGGGTCCACGATTACCATCTCATGCTTCTTCCAGAGATGTTGCGCGATGAAATCGGCACGAGCAAGAAGAATGTCAAGATTGGATTCTTCCTTCATACACCTTTCCCTTCCAGTGAGATCTACAGAATCTTACCGGTTAGAGAATCTTTGTTGTTGAGTGTCCTTCATTGCGACTTGATCGGTTTCCACACATATGATTATGCTAGACATTTCCTTAGCAGTTGCTCTAGAATTTT GGAAACACAAACAACACCTAATGGTGTCGAATTCCGTGGTAAATATGTCACAGTAGCTGCTTTCCCCATCGGTATCGACCCCGAAAAGTTCATCGAAACTCTCAAAAAGCCAAAAGTCGAAGAGCGCATTGCTCAATTAGAGCGCAAATTCGAAGGTGTTAAACTCATTGTTGGAGTTGACAGATTAGATTATATCAAAGGTGTCCCTCAAAAATTACACGCCCTTGAAGTCTTCCTCACAGAACATCCCGAGTGGATTGGCAAGGTAGTCCTTGTCCAAGTCGCTGTTCCTTCTCGTCAAGATGtcgaagaatatcaaaatcttcgcGCTGTCGTCAACGAACTTGTCGGTCGCATTAACGGTCGCTTTGGTACTGTTGAATTCATGCCCATTCATTTCCTCCACCAATCTGTCAATTTCGATGAACTCACCGCTCTCTACGCCGTTTCAGACGCCTGTCTCGTATCCAGTACTCGTGATGGCATGAATCTCGTCTCTTATGAATACATCGCCACACAACGTAAGCGTCACGGTGTAATGATCCTCTCTGAGTTCACAGGCGCGGCTCAATCCCTCAATGGTGCTCTCATTGTTAACCCATGGAATACGGAAGAACTTGCAGATGCTATCCATGATGCCGTCACAATGTCTCCAGAACAAAGAgaaatcaatttcaagaaattggagaaatatGTATTCAAATATACCAGTTCATGGTGGGGAGAAAGTTTCGTAAGCGAGTTGCAGAGGATTAGTGAACACGCGGCGAAAAAATCAAACAGTAAGGGAACGGTAGACAAGATGCCAGACTTGGTAGAGGGGGTTCAACAATTCAATCTTGGAGA
- the Bcfrq1 gene encoding Bcfrq1 → MNSESDPSMVATACHPRRPPAHLSVSLKHTTPDPIEKEKSDLGVVKQDDTSSKPRSNSTSPFRKQKSDDSEDTVASNVNEWFDRTNTRPVIAVNQDSGDISDPPYFLQHSSNEDTDSSKELPLRGNQYNLHSLNPISRSRDGSASEEYRSIIDDLTIENRKLKEKLKRYGRSSATHLENEKLFEVKIHALSARKRRELEELLRSFSTSFDSSSEDLSINGPTGRQSRAYPLPAKTTKHKSVSSGSNSRPSDSAYASMSRSGPSHGSSAGEGHMPAHSRTTTDRKMQDFLQDIPQGLQPKSSLEMSENQRKRMVVRRLEQLFTGKTGSLIGAHSQSLQQQEVSRSAARADRSSQIHNHPKEGVREAHIGPHNMELDKQGSANTSKNSQSPTEQSNSPQKSRGSPSPQQRPTRPLDLDPDRDQVGSDNVEYIRHLGISAPQLLTEESQDAAVDAEGWVYLNLLINMAQLHIINVTPGFIRSAVTELSRKLQISPDGKKLRWRGGTQGTSLSSDSGRSSVHQRSPPDSDGSDEASRKRRKVHANKFTPTGQAPLKMINQGSKNPKATGACFYKPIFVRYPQHTSEVSGDESDISPNRYDLPGFASPINRFGNSSRDDGPLIFYNGTRFFSDLSGDRGNLETPLHITGVDKDGYSNHTDDAIGCSHPARHLLKDRTPSGSFLPFRPFKDYSKGGDLFQPPESRPQTPSVLSDDTDFEFTTDVACGGPEPSPSLTEFVASGIGGVQPADHLLYKVHTRWATNKDHVPFKVSKFSAPRPTSKILHTISQSSLDSFHDPKPQNKVNNIIQKLAHLADPVNESPPHRPYESSPIKTEHISEELILLHPSPLPEPSSYYNMLSGTETTEDYSDSSSSFMGISHLRDEPLEKGEDLMSDNDIQVSSDDGAMDIEDAEEDDDDSVDMLAYVRGIDPKAVATQEERYEMEASDKSVQLGSAASKSVLPLPLEESDEVEL, encoded by the exons ATGAATTCGGAATCGGATCCATCCATGGTTGCGACGGCTTGTCATCCTCGAAGACCTCCGGCACACCTCTCCGTCTCCTTGAAGCACACCACGCCTGATCCTATCGAGAAGGAAAAATCAGACCTGGGTGTGGTGAAACAGGATGACACCTCTAGCAAGCCAAGAAGTAATTCCACCTCACCTTTTAGAAAGCAAAAATCGGACGATTCAGAAGATACCGTTGCGTCCAATGTAAATGAATGGTTTGATCGCACAAATACACGTCCTGTGATTGCTGTCAACCAGGACTCTGGAGACATCA GTGACCCGCCATACTTTCTCCAACACAGCTCTAACGAAGACACTGATTCCAGCAAAGAGTTACCCCTCCGAGGCAACCAATACAATCTACACTCACTAAATCCCATATCAAGATCTCGAGATGGCAGTGCCTCAGAAGAGTATCGCAGTATCATTGACGATTTGACCATCGAAAATCGGAAGTTGAAggaaaaattaaaaagatatgGGCGTTCATCGGCTACCCACTTGGAGAACGAGAAGCTCTTCGAAGTCAAGATCCATGCCCTATCGGCACGAAAACGAAGGGAGCTAGAAGAACTTCTTCGCTCATTCTCTACCAGTTTTGACAGTTCATCGGAAGATCTAAGCATCAATGGTCCAACAGGTCGACAGTCAAGGGCTTATCCTCTTCCAGCTAAAACCACTAAGCATAAATCTGTTTCATCGGGGTCCAACTCCCGACCGAGCGACTCGGCATATGCCTCAATGTCGAGATCCGGGCCTTCGCATGGCTCCTCGGCTGGGGAAGGGCATATGCCAGCACATTCGCGGACCACAACCGATCGAAAAATGCAAGATTTCTTACAAGACATCCCTCAGGGATTACAACCGAAATCGTCCCTAGAGATGTCCGAAAATCAGCGGAAAAGGATGGTTGTTCGGCGTCTAGAACAATTATTTACAGGAAAGACAGGATCGCTTATCGGTGCACACAGTCAATCTTTGCAACAGCAAGAGGTGTCCAGGTCGGCCGCGAGAGCAGATCGCTCCTCGCAAATTCATAACCACCCTAAAGAAGGTGTGCGCGAAGCTCACATCGGGCCACATAATATGGAACTAGACAAGCAGGGATCAGCAAACACTTCAAAGAATAGCCAATCGCCAACAGAACAATCAAATTCTCCCCAAAAGTCTCGTGGGTCCCCTTCGCCACAGCAGAGGCCAACTAGACCCTTGGATTTGGATCCAGACCGTGACCAAGTCGGTTCCGATAACGTCGAGTATATTCGCCACCTCGGAATCTCAGCACCCCAACTATTAACAGAAGAATCACAAGACGCTGCCGTCGATGCCGAGGGGTGGGTCTATCTGAATCTTCTCATCAATATGGCGCAATTGCATATTATCAACGTTACACCTGGCTTTATCAGATCTGCCGTGACCGAATTGAGTAGGAAACTTCAAATATCCCCAGACGGCAAAAAACTGCGATGGAGAGGTGGTACGCAAGGAACAAGCTTAAGCAGTGACAGCGGTAGGAGCAGTGTTCATCAACGGTCTCCGCCCGATAGTGATGGCAGTGATGAAGCGTCGCGCAAAAGACGCAAAGTTCATGCCAATAAATTCACTCCTACGGGACAAGCGCCCCTGAAAATGATAAATCAGGGCTCGAAGAATCCTAAAGCGACGGGTGCATGCTTCTATAAGCCGATATTCGTTCGTTATCCACAACATACATCCGAGGTGTCTGGTGATGAGAGCGATATCTCACCAAATCGTTATGATCTCCCCGGCTTTGCTTCCCCTATCAACAGATTTGGCAACAGTTCACGCGATGATGGGCCATTGATATTCTACAATGGGACGAGATTTTTTAGCGATCTCTCTGGTGATCGTGGCAATCTTGAAACCCCGTTACATATTACTGGCGTTGACAAAGATGGTTACAGCAATCATACTGACGACGCTATCGGCTGCTCACATCCTGCAAGACACCTCCTCAAGGACAGGACTCCTTCCGGTTCCTTTCTACCATTCAGGCCTTTCAAGGACTATTCCAAGGGAGGAGATTTGTTCCAACCTCCAGAATCAAGACCACAAACCCCTAGCGTACTCTCCGATGATACGGACTTCGAATTCACCACCGACGTAGCTTGTGGCGGCCCTGAACCTTCTCCGTCCCTTACCGAATTTGTTGCCAGTGGGATCGGCGGCGTACAACCAGCCGACCACTTGCTTTACAAGGTACATACACGATGGGCGACGAATAAAGACCATGTTCCTTTCAAGGTTTCTAAATTCTCTGCTCCGCGTCCAACTTCGAAAATTCTGCACACAATTTCACAGTCTTCATTAGATTCGTTTCACGATCCCAAGCCTCAGAATAAGGTGAATAacataattcaaaaattggcTCACTTGGCCGATCCTGTCAATGAATCTCCACCGCACCGACCGTATGAGAGTTCACCCATCAAGACCGAACACATCTCTGAGGAATTGATATTGCTTCACCCATCACCCCTACCCGAGCCATCCTCATACTATAACATGCTCTCCGGCACTGAAACTACAGAAGATTATTCCgattcctcatcttctttcatgGGAATTTCTCATCTTAGAGATGAGCCTCTAGAAAAAGGCGAAGATCTGATGTCAGATAACGATATCCAAGTATCATCTGATGACGGTGCTATGGATATTGAAGACGCggaagaagacgatgatgataGTGTTGATATGCTGGCTTATGTAAGAGGTATTGATCCGAAGGCTGTGGCAACCCAGGAGGAAAGGTACGAAATGGAAGCCAGCGACAAGAGTGTTCAGTTGGGGAGTGCGGCGAGTAAATCTGTCCTTCCGCTCCCGTTGGAGGAGAGCGATGAGGTGGAGCTTTGA
- the Bcprx7 gene encoding Bcprx7: MSTRFAIRRLATPHTFRAFSTTRPAFIKVGEKIPNLDTLVENSPANKVNLSELTTGKALIIGVPAAFSPSCSNSHIPGYINHPKLKEAGDVFVVAVNDPFVTKAWGSTLDPTGKSGIRFLGDPTASFTSALDLTFDGTAIFGGPRSKRYALQIEDGKVKALHVEPDNTGLDVSAAEKVLG, from the exons ATGTCTACCAGATTCGCTATTCGCCGTCTTGCCACCCCTCATACTTTCCGCGCCTTCTCCACCACCCGCCCAGCATTCATCAAAGTCGGCGAGAAAATCCCCAATCTGGATACTTTGGTTGAGAACTCACCCGCCAACAAGGTTAACTTGAGCGAGCTTACTACTGGGAAAGCTTTGATCATTGGTGTTCCAGCTGCTTTCA GTCCCTCATGCTCCAATTCTCACATTCCAGGCTACATCAATCATCCCAAGCTCAAGGAAGCAGGCGATGTATTTGTAGTTGCTGTCAATGATCCTTTTGT TACCAAAGCATGGGGATCAACTCTTGATCCTACCGGTAAATCGGGT ATCCGTTTCCTCGGCGACCCAACCGCCTCCTTCACCTCTGCGCTCGATCTAACCTTCGATGGCACCGCCATCTTCGGCGGTCCTCGCAGCAAGCGTTACGCGCTCCAAATCGAAGATGGAAAAGTTAAAGCTCTTCATGTCGAACCTGACAATACTGGTTTAGATG TCAGCGCCGCCGAAAAAGTCCTCGGCTAA